The Spartinivicinus poritis sequence TGCAGCTTGGCTGGTCTCTCACACACTCTACTCGCCAATCACGAAACACTCTGACTACTGGCTTACTGGCCGCTTCTACCGTAACACTAGCCAGACAGCAAATAACAATAAGATAGTATAAGCGCATTAACACTCTCCTTAGCCCAAAAGTATCAGCAAAACATACCCAAAGCGTAGGGTATGAAGCGGGCTAGTATGGCAATTTTTTATTAATAGCTTAAGGCTATCCTTTTAGAGTAGGAGAGATATGTCACTCACCAAAAGTGACTTACTCCTTATTATACCCTTTGAGAATGAACTTTAGGGTTTGCAGCCATCGATTGATAGTCGCCTAAAGCCCATCTACATTAGCCACGCTTTATTCCTTCAGTTTTATTTTGCTTTTGTTAAAGCTCCAATAAAACAATCCAACAAATGCACTCACCCCTATTATTGTTAGCCATATATTTTGCTGAGGCCACAACAATGACACACCACTTGCTAGTGCTACAAGCCGCTGCATCCAACTCAGTGTACTTTCTAAATAGCCTTCTAATGCAGCAGCTAAGGCATAAATCCCTAATAAAGCAGTAATAAATACTGGTAATGCCTTACTTAAGTCACTGCTTAATAGTGGTGTATAAGCAAACAACAAAGGCACAATATATAAGCCTTTGGCTATTTTCCATGCGGCAAAGCCTGTTCTCATTGGGCTAGTTTTTGCAATAGCAGCAGCTGCAAATGCAGTTAAGCATACCGGCGGTGTTACATTGCTGTCTTGGGATAGCCAAAAAATAATCATATGGGCAGATAATAGTGCTAACGTCAATTGAGTAGGGTCGATAGCACTATCAATTAAAGTATTTTTTAAATCAGCAGGTATTAACGCAATTAAAGCCTGCGCATCAGTTAATGACATTACACTACCAAACTGTTGTGCTTGTTCAGGTGCGACCAGCATTAACATAGGTTTGATTTGCTCTGGTATTTGACCGCTCATAAGCAACTCTAATAATTGTGCTTCAGCAATTAGATTATAAATTGCAGGGGCAGCCAGGGTAGCCAGAATAATATAAGACGCAGTTACAGGTAGGCCCATCCCCAAAATAAGTGATGCCAAAGCAACCAAAACGATGGTCACCAACAAACTACCACCAGCCCAATCAGTAATCATTAATGAGAAAGTATTACCAACACCTGTTGTTGCGACTGTATTTACCACCAGGCCAATAGTAACCAATAGCATCGCTGTTGCAGCCATGTTTTTACTACCCAATACCATAGCCTGGGTAACTTGAGGTAATTTCATTGGTGCAGCAGTTAGCCAAGTGCTGGCAATAACAACCAAAATACTAAAACCAGCGGCATAAGTTGGGGTAAAGCCATAAATTAACATCGCTACTAAGCTTGCTATTGGCAAGGTAAAATGCCAGCCTGATTTTAACAACTTCCCTATAGACTCTTGGTTTTCATTTATTTTAGTTTCATCTGTTGCATGTAAGCCTTGTCGTTTGGCTTCAATTCTCACGAAAAAAGCAACGGATAAAAAATATAATAATGCTGGTAACGTCGCTGCCCCCATGATTTCTAAATAAGACAGCTGGGTATAGTTGGCCATAATAAATGCTCCAGCCCCCATTACTGGAGGCATTAACTGCCCACCAGTAGAAGCTGCAGCTTCTACTCCTGCCGCAAAACGAGCAGGAAAGCCAGCCTGCTTCATCAAAGGAATGGTAATAACGCCTGTTGATACTGTATTAGCAACCGATGAGCCAGACACAGACCCCATCAAGCCAGAGCCTAATACAGCAACAAAGCCAGGTCCACCAGTAAACCGCCCAGCAGCTGCTCGTGCTAATTTAATAATAAAATCACCCGCCCCTGATTGAACTAAAAAAGAGCCAAATAAAATAAACATAAATACATAGCTCCAGGAAATTCTGGCAATAGGGCCAAACATTCCTTCAGGGCTGAAGTAGCTGCGATATAATAAGGTTTCTAAACTTAAGCCAGGAAAGTGAAAAGGACCTGATATGAGTTTTCCCCACCAAACAACATAGCTGAGGGCAACCAGGGTTAATACTGGAATAAACCATCCCATAGTACGACGGGTTAATTCAAGAGCCACCGTAATTGAGGCTATTGCCACCCACCAATCCCATTGTGACAGCTCTACACCACGCGCATATAACTGGTCTTCAAATAGAATTAAATAGCCAGCACTCACTACGACAATGCCGGCAAGAAAAACATCTACTATTTTCCAGCTTCTACCCCCATCAGATTCATTCTTCACAATGGGTACAGTCAAAATACATAACAGCCCAAAACCGGAAAAATGAATAGCCGAAATCCAAAGCTCAGATAATGTACTAAAAGTATTAAAATAAATATGTGTTAATGATAGTGCTATCGCTAAAAAATAGACTATATATCGGGTGTATTTTATCGAGTCTTGTGAAGACGCTCGATACTTATCCAAGGGCTCATTAATGGTATTGTACATACATACACCTCAATTGGTACTACTAACCACTTATGCCCTTTTTTATAGCCATACCTTTCGTTTTGGATATATCAAGCTACTATTTTGAATTTTACTGATTATTTTATTATTCAACGAGCTTAGGGCACTTATAAATAATATAATTAAAGCTGTTCCATATCGGATATAATATTCAATATATCCGATATATTATTTTTTAATAATTGATGCAGAGCATTGCTAATTACTGTAAATGACTAGGAATAGACACTCCTTTCTCTTTAAAGTATTTTGCAGCACCTGGATGCAGTGGCAAAGGCAAACCTTCAATCGCCTTATTTAAAGCCATTACTGTAGTTGCTTTATGAATACCATTTAAAAATGATAGGTTTTCATAAATGGTTTTTGTCAGCATATATACTGTTTGTTCAGGTACATCATCCCGTACAGCTAAAAAATTTGGTTGAGAAATAGTTTTTACTGACTTACTTTGGCCATGGTAAGTGTTAGGTGGAATTTCATAGCGACTCCAAAGCTTATATTGCGCATTAATTTTGTCCAGCTGTTTATCAGTCACCTCTAAAATTCGCAGATTATCACCTGACTTTGCAAAAGCTCTGGTAACTGCACTAACAGGTACTCCAGCAGGTGTATTCATGCCATTAATTGACCCATTTTGCAAAGCATCAGCACTCGGGCCATAGCCCATATAAGCGAGCGTAAATGTATTTGGGTTAATGCCAAGCTGACTCATAATATAACGGCCAGAACCTTCAGTGCCTGAATTACGTTTACCTATTGAGAATTTTTTCCCATCCAGCTGTTTTAAATCATCTAATGAGCCACTCTTGGCTAACTTAGCATCAACAATAAAGTGTTCAACATTTTGCCAAAGCATGGTTATGGAACGCAGCTTTCTTTGAGCGCCTAAATTCTTCAGTTGTCCCTCACCTTTTTTAGCCCACGCACCATACAAGCCTTGTAATATTGCAAACTGGGCTTCATTATCAT is a genomic window containing:
- a CDS encoding TRAP transporter permease, translating into MYNTINEPLDKYRASSQDSIKYTRYIVYFLAIALSLTHIYFNTFSTLSELWISAIHFSGFGLLCILTVPIVKNESDGGRSWKIVDVFLAGIVVVSAGYLILFEDQLYARGVELSQWDWWVAIASITVALELTRRTMGWFIPVLTLVALSYVVWWGKLISGPFHFPGLSLETLLYRSYFSPEGMFGPIARISWSYVFMFILFGSFLVQSGAGDFIIKLARAAAGRFTGGPGFVAVLGSGLMGSVSGSSVANTVSTGVITIPLMKQAGFPARFAAGVEAAASTGGQLMPPVMGAGAFIMANYTQLSYLEIMGAATLPALLYFLSVAFFVRIEAKRQGLHATDETKINENQESIGKLLKSGWHFTLPIASLVAMLIYGFTPTYAAGFSILVVIASTWLTAAPMKLPQVTQAMVLGSKNMAATAMLLVTIGLVVNTVATTGVGNTFSLMITDWAGGSLLVTIVLVALASLILGMGLPVTASYIILATLAAPAIYNLIAEAQLLELLMSGQIPEQIKPMLMLVAPEQAQQFGSVMSLTDAQALIALIPADLKNTLIDSAIDPTQLTLALLSAHMIIFWLSQDSNVTPPVCLTAFAAAAIAKTSPMRTGFAAWKIAKGLYIVPLLFAYTPLLSSDLSKALPVFITALLGIYALAAALEGYLESTLSWMQRLVALASGVSLLWPQQNIWLTIIGVSAFVGLFYWSFNKSKIKLKE
- a CDS encoding TAXI family TRAP transporter solute-binding subunit, which produces MIKINKRAFLKRRSFLKTVISSTAAVLLTLNGGFAHAEQEQSYILATASTGGTFYPVGVALATLTKVKLQPSYNISLSAISSAGSGENIKLMNDNEAQFAILQGLYGAWAKKGEGQLKNLGAQRKLRSITMLWQNVEHFIVDAKLAKSGSLDDLKQLDGKKFSIGKRNSGTEGSGRYIMSQLGINPNTFTLAYMGYGPSADALQNGSINGMNTPAGVPVSAVTRAFAKSGDNLRILEVTDKQLDKINAQYKLWSRYEIPPNTYHGQSKSVKTISQPNFLAVRDDVPEQTVYMLTKTIYENLSFLNGIHKATTVMALNKAIEGLPLPLHPGAAKYFKEKGVSIPSHLQ